One segment of Campylobacter hominis ATCC BAA-381 DNA contains the following:
- the ccoS gene encoding cbb3-type cytochrome oxidase assembly protein CcoS translates to MSGIIGIMLGVSIFLGGIALFGLLWGIKTHQFDDYTKFLDGTKYDSEEALRDAVKMEEKKKNALKKKHEKYMPPD, encoded by the coding sequence ATGAGTGGAATAATAGGAATTATGCTCGGAGTCAGTATTTTTTTGGGAGGCATTGCTCTTTTTGGACTTTTATGGGGAATTAAAACTCATCAATTTGACGATTATACAAAATTTTTGGACGGCACAAAATACGACAGTGAAGAAGCTCTAAGAGATGCTGTAAAAATGGAAGAAAAGAAAAAAAATGCACTAAAGAAAAAACATGAAAAATATATGCCGCCTGATTGA
- a CDS encoding peptidoglycan D,D-transpeptidase FtsI family protein: MVYYWSSANRRLPNLKSSEINTAIRGEIVTSDNYISANSQKLYKVSVDSRSIDPNKLELFVKLYCIYTGDNEKRVKDAITSSKGTIVLSYKIDAKMAVHLKELARKLNLKKVFVSFLTPSGKSNPPIRMSVSQSGEKRVYNTADSLTPLIGYINKTELDGITRVKGIKGIEKYYEYYLNPINDEKISGLRDIGDNIILEKSSRKSSKIDGYDAILNIDLKVQKELEFLADNAADDYDAKEILIAVMDSKSGKILALATNLRYNPGNITKKTFSNLNSTASEYAYEMGSVIKPIIFSIAYETGMVRPDEMIPTYNGSYKLGSRTIKDTHPANEMSATDIIVHSSNIGMIMISSRLSGEILHSGLEKFGFMQKTGIDLPYEQKGYMPDVFSLENKVYKATTSYGYGLQLTFLQLLNAYMIFNNDGVIISPRIVSYLRKNGEFYQVNEAESRNVISSETANVLKEILIQTVERGTGRKGQVEGLQIGGKTGTARIASGGGYSNLYNSSFFGFANDKSSSFTIGVLVREPKKGSYYAAQNALPTFRKTVEILVNNGYLHPSITDKNRVIIKDENEIIKD; encoded by the coding sequence GTGGTTTATTATTGGTCAAGTGCAAATCGCCGTCTGCCGAATTTAAAATCATCTGAAATAAACACCGCAATTCGCGGCGAAATCGTAACAAGCGACAACTATATAAGCGCAAACTCACAAAAACTTTACAAAGTAAGTGTGGATAGCAGAAGTATAGACCCGAATAAATTGGAACTTTTTGTAAAACTTTACTGTATTTATACAGGAGATAACGAAAAACGCGTAAAAGACGCGATAACTTCCTCAAAAGGAACAATTGTATTAAGCTATAAAATAGACGCTAAAATGGCAGTTCATCTAAAAGAACTCGCAAGAAAACTGAATTTGAAAAAAGTTTTTGTCTCTTTTTTGACACCAAGCGGAAAATCAAATCCGCCTATTAGAATGAGCGTCTCACAAAGCGGCGAAAAGCGGGTTTATAATACAGCAGACAGTCTAACTCCGCTAATTGGCTACATAAATAAAACAGAATTGGATGGAATTACACGCGTTAAAGGCATAAAAGGCATCGAAAAATACTATGAATATTATCTTAATCCGATTAATGATGAAAAAATTTCAGGTTTGCGTGATATAGGCGACAATATAATTTTAGAAAAATCAAGTCGCAAATCAAGCAAAATAGACGGATATGACGCAATTTTAAATATCGACCTTAAGGTTCAGAAAGAGCTCGAATTTTTAGCGGACAATGCGGCAGACGATTATGACGCAAAAGAAATTTTAATAGCGGTTATGGATTCGAAAAGCGGTAAAATTTTAGCCCTTGCTACGAATTTGCGTTATAATCCCGGAAATATTACAAAAAAAACATTTTCAAATTTAAACTCAACCGCAAGCGAATATGCTTATGAAATGGGATCTGTTATAAAACCGATAATTTTTTCAATAGCTTATGAAACCGGCATGGTGCGCCCAGATGAGATGATTCCGACTTACAACGGCTCATATAAATTAGGCTCCCGCACTATAAAAGATACGCACCCTGCAAATGAAATGAGTGCAACGGATATAATCGTACATAGTTCAAATATCGGTATGATAATGATAAGTTCCCGTTTAAGCGGAGAAATTTTACATTCAGGTTTGGAAAAATTCGGTTTTATGCAAAAAACGGGAATCGATCTTCCTTACGAACAAAAAGGCTATATGCCGGATGTTTTCTCGCTTGAAAATAAAGTATATAAAGCTACCACGAGCTACGGATACGGACTTCAACTTACATTTTTACAACTTTTAAACGCTTATATGATTTTTAATAATGACGGCGTTATTATTTCTCCAAGAATTGTTTCGTATCTACGTAAAAACGGCGAATTTTATCAAGTAAATGAAGCTGAAAGCAGAAATGTTATAAGCAGTGAAACGGCAAATGTATTAAAAGAAATTTTGATTCAAACAGTTGAGCGCGGAACCGGTAGAAAAGGTCAGGTAGAAGGTCTTCAAATAGGCGGTAAAACAGGAACTGCAAGAATTGCAAGCGGCGGTGGATATTCAAATCTTTACAACAGCTCGTTTTTCGGTTTTGCAAACGATAAAAGTTCAAGCTTTACAATAGGCGTTTTGGTTAGAGAGCCGAAAAAAGGAAGCTATTATGCCGCTCAGAATGCACTTCCTACTTTTAGAAAAACTGTTGAAATTTTGGTAAATAACGGATATTTACATCCGTCAATCACTGATAAAAATCGCGTAATAATAAAAGATGAAAACGAAATTATCAAAGATTAA
- a CDS encoding heavy metal translocating P-type ATPase codes for MAKLKCDHCKLGFDESAMIHCEDGHKFCCNGCKQVFYLLQENGLEEFYTRLGKNTLNPAKTREISKNETEAIYENFVRQNADGFNEIFIIIEGIHCSACVWLNEKVLFNSKGVIEANINATTNKAKIVWDENETNLAEIFSKIKSIGYEPYPYDPNRSETRINSKRREFYAKLIVGIFSVMNIMWIAVALYGGYFSGMDAATKDILHFGEFILATPVLFYTGSVFFKGAFFAIKNRTPNMDLLIATGSGIVYIYSVYAMLARNGEVYFDSVAMIITFVFIGKYLEILSKKRATDKLDNFSNTIIGAVLVKNEKGGFINKKADEISIGDEILLNEGAKVLIDGCVISGNASFDYASINGESVPVSVQAGDEIKSGAICMQGSVVYRASANFKNSLLSKIIDLLENAPLKKPQIERMANEISGIFSIVILTLAALTFFIWLYFGSFDKALITAVSVIIIACPCALGLATPVATLVGLGAGLKEKILFKEAKTIENIAKCDTIVFDKTGTLTNGKLKVNKSKFLIDFDISLLDSLLKASNHPISKAVNEFLNFKGENLKISNIRNFPAKGISANFGNIKISGGSAKFMRELGIKNVEHLDTSEYFFAINGKLAAIFELSDSIKNDAKSSVSELEKLGFEIFMLSGDNENAVKKIANEIGIKNYESGVLPDKKAKFVQNLSKRNKFVIMVGDGVNDAPALSLANVGICLGSGADISMEKSDVVLLTDDLTSLVCAIKIAKKSFKKVKENLIFSLCYNAITIPLACLGFIIPLYAAISMSFSSLIVVLNSLRLKNFRR; via the coding sequence ATGGCTAAATTAAAATGCGATCATTGCAAACTCGGTTTTGATGAAAGCGCGATGATACATTGCGAAGACGGACATAAATTTTGTTGCAACGGCTGCAAACAGGTTTTTTATCTTTTGCAGGAAAATGGACTTGAAGAATTTTATACAAGACTTGGCAAAAATACATTAAATCCGGCAAAAACACGCGAAATTTCAAAAAATGAAACGGAAGCGATTTATGAAAATTTCGTGCGCCAAAACGCAGACGGTTTTAATGAAATTTTCATAATCATAGAAGGAATTCATTGCTCAGCCTGCGTTTGGCTAAACGAAAAAGTGCTATTTAACTCAAAAGGCGTGATAGAGGCAAATATAAATGCCACAACAAACAAAGCCAAAATCGTTTGGGATGAAAACGAAACAAATCTGGCTGAAATTTTCTCAAAAATAAAATCAATCGGTTATGAGCCGTATCCTTACGATCCAAATCGCAGTGAAACACGCATAAACTCGAAACGCCGTGAATTTTACGCAAAACTGATTGTAGGAATTTTTTCCGTAATGAATATAATGTGGATTGCAGTTGCACTTTACGGCGGATATTTTAGCGGAATGGACGCAGCTACAAAGGATATTTTGCATTTTGGAGAGTTCATTTTGGCGACGCCAGTGCTTTTTTATACAGGAAGCGTATTTTTTAAAGGAGCATTTTTTGCCATAAAAAACCGCACGCCGAATATGGATTTGCTTATCGCGACAGGTTCAGGAATAGTATATATTTACTCTGTATATGCGATGCTTGCAAGAAACGGCGAAGTGTATTTCGACTCGGTTGCTATGATTATTACTTTTGTTTTTATAGGAAAATATCTTGAAATTTTAAGCAAGAAAAGAGCTACCGACAAACTTGATAACTTTTCAAATACCATAATAGGTGCCGTTTTAGTAAAAAATGAAAAAGGCGGGTTTATAAATAAAAAAGCGGACGAAATCAGTATAGGCGATGAAATTTTACTGAATGAAGGCGCGAAAGTGCTGATAGACGGATGCGTAATAAGTGGAAATGCAAGTTTTGATTATGCAAGCATAAACGGAGAAAGTGTGCCTGTCAGTGTGCAAGCAGGTGATGAAATAAAAAGCGGCGCAATTTGTATGCAAGGATCTGTCGTTTACAGAGCAAGCGCAAATTTTAAAAACTCGCTTTTAAGCAAAATTATAGATTTATTGGAAAACGCACCTCTTAAAAAACCTCAAATTGAGCGTATGGCAAATGAAATTTCAGGAATTTTTTCTATTGTTATTTTAACTCTGGCGGCGCTTACTTTTTTTATATGGCTTTATTTCGGTTCGTTTGACAAAGCTCTTATTACAGCCGTCAGTGTAATCATAATAGCCTGCCCTTGCGCACTTGGACTTGCTACGCCTGTTGCCACGCTTGTAGGTCTTGGCGCAGGATTGAAAGAAAAAATTTTATTTAAAGAGGCGAAAACTATTGAAAATATAGCAAAATGCGACACGATAGTTTTCGATAAAACCGGAACTTTGACAAACGGCAAGTTGAAAGTAAATAAAAGCAAATTTTTAATCGATTTTGACATTTCTTTACTAGATTCATTACTTAAAGCTTCAAATCACCCGATCAGCAAAGCTGTTAACGAATTTTTAAATTTTAAAGGCGAAAATTTAAAAATTTCAAATATCAGAAATTTCCCGGCAAAAGGAATAAGCGCAAATTTCGGAAATATAAAAATAAGCGGCGGAAGCGCTAAATTTATGAGAGAACTTGGAATAAAAAATGTAGAGCATTTAGATACGAGCGAATATTTTTTTGCAATAAACGGCAAACTTGCGGCTATTTTCGAACTTAGCGACAGTATAAAAAATGATGCGAAATCAAGCGTATCGGAACTTGAAAAACTTGGTTTTGAAATTTTTATGTTAAGCGGCGACAACGAAAACGCTGTAAAGAAAATCGCAAATGAAATAGGAATAAAAAATTATGAAAGCGGTGTTTTACCGGATAAAAAAGCAAAATTTGTACAAAATTTAAGCAAGCGGAATAAATTTGTAATTATGGTTGGCGATGGCGTCAATGACGCACCTGCTCTAAGCCTTGCAAATGTCGGAATTTGCCTAGGTTCAGGCGCTGATATAAGTATGGAAAAAAGCGATGTTGTGCTTTTAACAGACGATCTTACAAGCCTTGTGTGCGCTATAAAAATTGCAAAAAAATCATTTAAAAAAGTAAAAGAAAATCTTATTTTCTCGCTTTGCTATAATGCGATAACAATTCCGCTTGCCTGTTTAGGTTTTATTATACCGCTATATGCGGCGATTTCCATGAGTTTCAGCTCATTAATCGTAGTGTTGAATTCGCTTAGACTTAAAAATTTCAGGAGGTAA
- the dnaK gene encoding molecular chaperone DnaK, giving the protein MSKVIGIDLGTTNSCVSVYERGESKIIPNKEGKNTTPSVVAFTDKGEILVGDSAKRQAVTNPEKTIYSIKRIMGLMMNEKNAQEAKKRLPYKIVDRNGACAVEIAGKVYTPQEISAKVLMKLKEDAESYLGEKVVDAVITVPAYFNDSQRKATKEAGTIAGLNVLRIINEPTAAALAYGLDKKESERIVVYDLGGGTFDVTVLETGDSVVEVLATGGNAFLGGDDFDNKLIDYLLSEFKNESGIDIKGDVMAMQRLKEAAENAKKELSSAMETTVNLPFITADQTGPKHLMKTISRAKFEGMIDNLVGETISTLNSVVSDAGLKMSDIKEVVMVGGSTRVPLVCEEVKKAFGKDLNKSVNPDEVVAVGAAVQGAVIKGDVKDVLLLDVTPLSLGIETLGGIMTKLIDKGTTIPTKKSQVFSTAEDNQSAVTINVLQGEREFARDNKSLGNFNLDGIMPAPRGVPQIEVEFDIDANGILTVSAKDKATGKATDIKITGSSGLSDEEIDKMVKDAELHKEDDKKRKESVDARNGADAIAHQTEKTLNEMGEKIPADLRAKIEAALNDLKAVLKDENATKEQIDAKVSALSKTAEEMYKAASAGKNAGGTAGGNGNAGSNGNSGAKKDDDVIDAEVE; this is encoded by the coding sequence TCTGTAGTCGCTTTTACGGATAAAGGCGAAATTTTAGTTGGTGACAGTGCTAAACGTCAAGCTGTTACGAACCCTGAAAAGACAATATATTCTATAAAAAGAATTATGGGTCTTATGATGAATGAGAAAAATGCGCAAGAAGCTAAAAAAAGGCTTCCTTATAAGATTGTGGATAGAAATGGCGCTTGCGCTGTCGAGATTGCCGGCAAAGTTTATACTCCACAAGAAATTTCGGCAAAAGTTTTGATGAAATTAAAAGAAGATGCCGAAAGTTATCTTGGTGAAAAGGTTGTTGATGCCGTGATTACAGTGCCTGCGTATTTTAACGATAGTCAAAGAAAAGCCACAAAAGAAGCAGGAACAATTGCAGGACTTAATGTGTTAAGAATTATCAATGAGCCGACAGCTGCAGCTCTTGCTTACGGTCTTGATAAAAAAGAATCCGAGAGAATAGTTGTTTATGATTTGGGTGGCGGAACGTTTGATGTAACGGTGCTTGAAACTGGTGATAGTGTTGTAGAAGTTTTAGCAACAGGCGGAAATGCATTTTTGGGCGGCGATGATTTTGATAATAAACTTATTGATTACTTACTTAGCGAGTTTAAAAATGAGAGCGGAATTGATATAAAAGGCGACGTAATGGCTATGCAACGTCTAAAAGAAGCTGCCGAAAATGCCAAAAAAGAGCTTTCAAGCGCTATGGAAACAACTGTAAATTTGCCGTTTATAACAGCTGATCAAACAGGTCCGAAACACCTTATGAAGACAATTTCAAGAGCAAAATTTGAAGGCATGATAGATAATTTGGTAGGTGAGACAATTTCTACTTTAAATAGCGTTGTAAGCGATGCCGGACTCAAAATGAGCGATATAAAAGAGGTCGTTATGGTAGGCGGATCTACTCGTGTTCCTTTGGTTTGTGAAGAGGTTAAAAAGGCTTTTGGAAAAGATTTGAACAAATCAGTAAATCCTGATGAGGTCGTGGCTGTAGGCGCTGCTGTACAAGGTGCCGTTATAAAAGGTGATGTCAAAGATGTACTTTTGCTTGATGTAACTCCTTTAAGCCTTGGAATTGAAACTCTTGGCGGCATAATGACAAAATTGATAGATAAAGGAACCACAATTCCTACCAAAAAATCTCAAGTTTTTTCAACCGCGGAAGATAACCAAAGCGCAGTTACAATCAACGTTTTACAAGGTGAAAGAGAATTTGCAAGAGATAATAAAAGCCTTGGAAATTTCAATCTTGACGGAATTATGCCGGCTCCTAGAGGCGTGCCTCAAATTGAAGTTGAATTTGATATCGATGCAAACGGAATTTTAACTGTTTCTGCAAAAGACAAAGCCACAGGCAAAGCAACAGATATTAAAATCACAGGTTCAAGCGGATTAAGTGATGAAGAAATTGATAAAATGGTAAAAGATGCAGAGCTTCACAAAGAAGATGACAAAAAACGAAAAGAGAGTGTTGACGCAAGAAACGGCGCTGATGCGATTGCTCACCAAACAGAAAAAACATTAAATGAAATGGGTGAGAAAATTCCTGCCGATCTTCGCGCAAAAATAGAAGCTGCGCTAAATGATTTAAAAGCTGTATTGAAAGATGAAAATGCCACAAAAGAACAAATTGACGCAAAAGTTTCAGCTCTAAGCAAAACAGCCGAAGAGATGTATAAAGCAGCTTCTGCAGGTAAAAATGCAGGCGGTACTGCCGGAGGCAATGGTAATGCAGGTTCAAACGGCAATTCCGGTGCAAAAAAAGACGACGACGTTATAGACGCCGAAGTCGAGTAA
- a CDS encoding AI-2E family transporter: MKLQTFLITLASIVIIFAGLKAANSVVVPFLLATFIAIVTSPILDILEKVKIPRIISFILVTFCMLGFLAFIGSVAVGTMFDFLGQLPEFNRKFQIILNEWMENLNNTEFRDMIVFDPNMFNLESNKIITTTSSLVRKTGSIMSMWLFILLLVAFMLFETRIMQEKVKYLSVKYSNAIVFVHSFVYNLKRYLFIKTIVSTATGIIIGSGLYYLNIPYAVLWGIVAFIMNYIPTIGSFVAAVPAVFIALLSGNISDAIWVIILYTATNTILGVILEPRLVGEELGISTITVLFSLLLWGYVLGIGGLFLAVPLTMTIQIALKINPKTEFIAVMLSNKVEK, translated from the coding sequence TTGAAATTACAGACATTTTTAATAACACTGGCGTCTATAGTTATAATTTTCGCAGGATTAAAAGCTGCAAATTCAGTTGTAGTACCATTTTTACTTGCAACTTTTATAGCTATTGTAACATCACCGATTTTAGATATTTTAGAAAAAGTTAAAATTCCTAGAATCATCTCTTTTATACTTGTGACGTTCTGTATGCTTGGATTTTTAGCATTTATCGGAAGTGTGGCGGTTGGTACGATGTTTGACTTTTTAGGACAACTTCCTGAATTTAATAGAAAATTCCAAATCATACTAAATGAATGGATGGAAAATCTAAATAACACAGAATTTAGAGATATGATAGTTTTTGATCCGAATATGTTTAACTTGGAATCTAATAAAATTATTACGACAACAAGCTCGCTTGTCAGAAAAACAGGCTCAATTATGTCGATGTGGCTTTTTATACTTTTATTAGTTGCTTTTATGCTTTTTGAAACAAGAATAATGCAGGAAAAGGTAAAATATCTAAGCGTAAAATACTCAAACGCGATAGTTTTTGTGCATTCATTTGTCTATAACCTTAAAAGATATCTTTTTATAAAAACAATCGTTTCAACAGCAACCGGTATTATTATAGGTTCAGGGCTATATTATTTAAACATACCTTATGCGGTTTTATGGGGAATAGTAGCTTTTATAATGAACTATATACCAACAATCGGCTCGTTTGTAGCTGCCGTTCCGGCTGTTTTTATAGCTCTTTTAAGCGGAAATATTTCAGATGCGATCTGGGTTATCATCCTCTATACTGCTACAAATACTATTTTAGGTGTGATTTTAGAACCGAGACTGGTCGGCGAAGAACTTGGAATTTCAACTATAACTGTGCTTTTCAGCTTACTTTTATGGGGATATGTCTTAGGGATAGGCGGACTTTTTTTAGCGGTTCCACTAACTATGACTATTCAAATCGCACTTAAAATAAACCCTAAAACAGAATTTATAGCTGTAATGTTAAGTAATAAAGTTGAAAAGTAA
- a CDS encoding AAA family ATPase → MANFMFGYYFKNGVRVARKYRNNYLTTYHILFSFFRYDVFKEFFYYYGMQNDVGETIRQIIENFPKSKNKKLKMTTELKYLINQINEIGTNKNEYEDIFRFMFLARKMDENYRELFDFITPNDSYESLSLTFFEWLKRQKSIPMAEFLDSFENQDENEDQRSPLEIWGRNLCEEARLGKLDKLIGREKEVEKTLQTLCRRKKNNPLLVGEAGVGKTAVVEGIAQKIAFNDGPEKLKNKEIYEINLTSMLAGTTYRGDFEQRVNDLIDELKNKKNVIIFFDEIHTILGAGSTGGSDADLADALKPALANGEISCIGATTYAEFRDFGKDKALLRRFNKIDICEPTLEDSFKILKGGAPRYENFHGVKFSDEILNECVRLSKKYLSDKFLPDSAFDLIDEIGASFSLKGRHGEVSQDDVRKILSVMANAENINSDNSEILKNLKTNLKSEIFGQDSAVDTLYKALLRSYAGIKDENRPIGVFLFTGNSGVGKTELAKVLANSLNVSFLRFDMSEYMEENSVSKFIGSAPGYVGFEQGGILTNAVKKHPYSVLLFDEIEKANPTIINIFLGIFDNASLSDNLGEKADFKNTIIIMSSNLGTKEAATLGFKRDTAEKINTAVHDFFSPELRARIDKIINFNPLNNEILKQIVDKYIKNLENKLKNVKFDLDENAKEFLIKKGANTESGARNLKRIIDGEISDIISGEILFGKLKNGGTVKISTENEKLTFEFN, encoded by the coding sequence ATGGCAAATTTTATGTTTGGATACTATTTTAAAAACGGCGTGCGTGTGGCGCGCAAATATAGAAATAATTATCTTACGACATATCATATTCTTTTTTCTTTTTTCAGATACGACGTTTTTAAAGAATTTTTTTATTACTACGGAATGCAAAATGACGTAGGCGAAACTATCCGTCAAATCATCGAAAATTTTCCGAAATCAAAAAATAAAAAATTGAAAATGACAACCGAACTGAAATATCTGATAAATCAAATAAATGAAATCGGCACAAACAAAAATGAATATGAAGATATTTTCAGATTTATGTTTTTAGCTAGAAAAATGGATGAAAATTATAGAGAACTTTTTGATTTTATCACACCAAATGACAGTTATGAAAGTCTTTCACTGACATTTTTCGAATGGTTGAAAAGACAAAAAAGCATTCCTATGGCGGAATTTCTGGACTCTTTCGAAAATCAGGATGAAAACGAAGATCAAAGATCTCCTCTTGAAATTTGGGGACGAAATCTTTGCGAAGAAGCAAGGCTTGGAAAACTTGATAAACTTATAGGAAGAGAAAAGGAAGTTGAAAAAACACTTCAAACACTTTGCAGACGCAAAAAAAATAATCCTTTACTAGTAGGTGAAGCAGGCGTTGGGAAAACAGCCGTCGTAGAAGGAATCGCACAAAAAATCGCATTCAACGACGGACCGGAAAAATTGAAAAATAAAGAAATTTATGAAATAAACTTAACTTCAATGCTTGCAGGAACTACATACAGAGGCGATTTTGAGCAAAGAGTAAATGACCTTATAGATGAATTAAAAAATAAAAAAAACGTGATAATATTTTTCGATGAAATTCACACGATTTTGGGCGCAGGAAGCACAGGCGGAAGCGATGCCGATTTAGCCGACGCCCTAAAACCGGCTCTTGCAAACGGTGAAATTTCCTGCATCGGAGCTACTACTTATGCGGAATTTAGAGATTTCGGCAAGGACAAAGCTCTACTTAGAAGATTCAACAAAATTGACATTTGTGAGCCCACATTGGAAGACAGCTTTAAAATTTTAAAAGGCGGTGCGCCGCGTTATGAAAATTTTCACGGCGTGAAATTCAGTGATGAAATTTTAAATGAATGCGTAAGACTTTCCAAAAAATATTTAAGTGATAAATTTTTGCCCGATAGCGCATTTGATTTAATTGATGAAATAGGTGCAAGTTTCAGCTTAAAAGGGCGCCACGGCGAAGTAAGTCAGGATGATGTAAGAAAAATTTTAAGCGTAATGGCAAATGCTGAAAATATAAATAGTGATAATTCGGAAATTTTAAAAAATCTGAAAACAAATTTAAAATCTGAAATTTTCGGTCAGGATAGCGCTGTAGATACGCTTTATAAGGCACTTTTGCGCTCATATGCAGGCATAAAAGATGAAAATCGCCCGATTGGCGTATTTTTATTTACAGGAAATAGCGGAGTTGGCAAAACAGAACTTGCAAAAGTGCTTGCAAACTCGCTGAATGTAAGTTTTTTACGCTTTGATATGAGCGAATATATGGAAGAAAACAGCGTCTCGAAATTTATAGGCTCGGCTCCCGGATATGTAGGATTTGAACAAGGCGGAATCTTAACAAATGCCGTCAAAAAGCATCCTTACAGCGTTTTACTTTTTGATGAAATAGAAAAAGCGAACCCCACAATCATAAATATATTTTTAGGAATTTTCGATAACGCTTCATTAAGTGATAATCTCGGTGAAAAGGCCGATTTTAAAAATACAATCATAATAATGAGCTCAAATCTTGGCACAAAAGAGGCGGCTACTCTTGGATTTAAAAGAGATACGGCTGAAAAAATAAACACTGCCGTACATGATTTTTTTAGCCCTGAGCTTAGAGCAAGAATAGATAAAATAATAAATTTCAATCCTTTAAATAATGAAATTTTAAAACAAATCGTAGATAAATATATAAAAAATTTGGAAAATAAATTAAAAAATGTCAAGTTTGATTTGGACGAAAACGCAAAAGAATTTTTAATCAAAAAAGGTGCAAATACGGAATCAGGCGCAAGAAATTTAAAACGCATAATTGATGGTGAGATTAGCGACATTATAAGCGGTGAAATTCTATTTGGAAAATTAAAAAACGGCGGAACTGTAAAAATTTCAACGGAAAATGAAAAATTAACATTTGAGTTTAACTGA
- a CDS encoding ATP-dependent Clp protease adaptor ClpS, whose translation MAFQNESQTKTKIFIPKIYRVILLNDDVTTMDFVVMILMEIFEKTRDEAINIMLHIHKNGSGICGSYIKEIAETKKDEVKMLAKKANFPLVCEIEEE comes from the coding sequence ATGGCATTTCAAAATGAATCACAAACAAAAACAAAAATTTTCATACCGAAAATTTACCGCGTAATTTTACTGAATGATGATGTTACGACTATGGATTTTGTCGTAATGATTTTGATGGAAATTTTTGAAAAAACGCGAGATGAAGCAATAAATATTATGCTACATATACATAAAAACGGTTCAGGAATTTGCGGAAGTTACATAAAAGAAATCGCTGAAACCAAAAAAGATGAAGTAAAAATGCTGGCTAAAAAAGCGAATTTTCCGTTAGTTTGTGAAATAGAGGAAGAATAA
- a CDS encoding TlpA family protein disulfide reductase, whose protein sequence is MKKILGILISAMIFLGGCDERNDTISSEQNFAPYEVGEQISLKSVSGDEITIKRTNEGFKLANSDKLLMFDIFATYCEPCKAEAAHLTDLINKNKENMAFIGLITFEEIENHEIIENFMKKYGAYYFIANEKENDRLIAQILNDIKYNHALSIPFKVLLQNGKYVNLTDFNEGMRFKKYYLGAVPEGVIENDLQRLK, encoded by the coding sequence GTGAAAAAAATTTTAGGAATTTTAATTTCAGCAATGATTTTTCTTGGCGGTTGCGACGAGCGTAACGATACAATTTCAAGTGAACAGAATTTCGCTCCATATGAAGTTGGCGAGCAAATTTCTCTAAAAAGCGTAAGCGGCGATGAAATAACAATAAAACGCACGAATGAAGGCTTTAAATTAGCAAATAGCGACAAACTTCTTATGTTTGACATTTTTGCAACTTATTGTGAGCCTTGCAAAGCGGAAGCCGCTCATCTTACCGATCTAATAAATAAAAACAAGGAAAATATGGCTTTTATAGGACTTATAACTTTTGAAGAGATTGAAAATCATGAAATAATCGAAAATTTTATGAAAAAATACGGCGCTTATTATTTCATAGCAAACGAAAAAGAAAATGACAGACTGATTGCTCAAATTTTAAACGATATAAAATACAATCACGCACTTTCAATACCGTTTAAAGTTTTACTTCAAAACGGCAAATATGTTAACTTAACGGATTTTAACGAAGGAATGCGATTTAAAAAATATTATCTTGGCGCGGTGCCTGAGGGCGTAATAGAAAATGATTTACAAAGGCTTAAATAA